The following coding sequences are from one Vidua chalybeata isolate OUT-0048 unplaced genomic scaffold, bVidCha1 merged haplotype W_reject_10, whole genome shotgun sequence window:
- the LOC128783045 gene encoding uncharacterized protein LOC128783045 isoform X3, with translation MEGEAVLKAEFPRASSGPLAASAAGREAMPGTVTGDWDRDLHHLERLIKHGLRVLELGEGPSPWKNSDTGEKKSLEAARHLDQMLSDLERRREMDQRALLKAALPEGSRGSVPAPDTRREEMPDSATEDVITETGIFAPDPVRLPRIVCPQDVRRSCMIGTVVTLFTVPLVLIGCYLGIRKLYQSRRSVVDFSPQLSCNSAHSIGSLTRSHAALELWPVRGCPKNSAEGSAAAQCFHWPLHCWALSWGARWGCSQCWLPLRLPGQEQPRGHRAEAEQVLNSIWATQLRTGQCLFSSSCKVSW, from the exons atggaaggagaggctgtgctgaaggctgAGTTTCCCAGAGCAAGCAGTGGCCCAttggcagcctctgctgcaggaagggaggcgatgccaggcacagtcacaggag ACTGGGACCGTGACTTGCATCATTTGGAAAGACTGATAAAACACGGTTTAAGGGTCTTGGAGCTTGGTGAAG GTCCTTCTCCATGGAAGAACTCAGacactggagaaaagaaatccctggaggcagccagacATCTGGACCAGATGCTGAGCGATCTGGAGAGACGCCGTG agatGGACCAAAGGGCtttgctgaaggcagcacttcCTGAAGGAAGCCGTGGCTCCGTGCCAGCCCCGGATACACGAAGGGAGGAGATGCCAGACAGTGCCACAGAAG acgttatcactgaaacaggaatatttgccCCGGATCCAGTGCGCCTCCCAAGAATTGTCTGCCCCCAGGATGTGCGCAGGTCCTGCATGATAGGCACGGTGGTGACACTGTTCACCGTGCCCCTCGTGCTGATCGGCTGCTATCTTGGCATTCGGAAGCTGTACCAGAGCAGACGGTcagttgttgatttttctccacagctttcttgTAACTCTGCTCATAGCATTGGTAGCCTGACTCGTAGTCatgctgcactggagctgtggccagtccgtggttgtccaaagaactctgctgagggctctgctgctgcccagtgctttcattggcctcttcattgctgggccttgtcctggggggcccgctggggctgcagccagtgctggctcccactgaggctgccaggccaagagcagccccgggggcacagggcagaggcagagcaagtTCTCAACAGTATTTGGGccacacagctcaggacaggacagtGCTTATTTAGTAGCTCATGTAAAGTTTCATGGTGA
- the LOC128783045 gene encoding uncharacterized protein LOC128783045 isoform X2: MEGEAVLKAEFPRASSGPLAASAAGREAMPGTVTGDWDRDLHHLERLIKHGLRVLELGEGPSPWKNSDTGEKKSLEAARHLDQMLSDLERRREMKRKAVLKAAFPGGSSGPLAAPAAGSEAMPGTVTGDEHASKASPAAGMEDGLEPLGDSAGVSAGRTFQAPFLVAAHKPGSHRRGPPRGRNRSTKHMKSLEAARHLDQMLSDVERRREMDQRALLKAALPEGSRGSVPAPDTRREEMPDSATEDVITETGIFAPDPVRLPRIVCPQDVRRSCMIGTVVTLFTVPLVLIGCYLGIRKLYQSRRAFSSYLR, encoded by the exons atggaaggagaggctgtgctgaaggctgAGTTTCCCAGAGCAAGCAGTGGCCCAttggcagcctctgctgcaggaagggaggcgatgccaggcacagtcacaggag ACTGGGACCGTGACTTGCATCATTTGGAAAGACTGATAAAACACGGTTTAAGGGTCTTGGAGCTTGGTGAAG GTCCTTCTCCATGGAAGAACTCAGacactggagaaaagaaatccctggaggcagccagacATCTGGACCAGATGCTGAGCGATCTGGAGAGACGCCGTG agatgaagcgaaaggctgtgctgaaggcagcatttcctggaggaagcagtggcccattggcagcccctgctgcaggaagtgaggcgatgccaggcacagtcacaggag ATGAGCATGCTAGCaaggcttctccagcagctgggatggaagATGGTTTGGAACCCTTGGGAGATTCTGCAG gtgtgtctgcagggaggactTTTCAGGCTCCTTTCCTGGTTGCTGCGCACAAGCCCGGCTCCCATCGCAGGG GTCCGCCGAGAGGGAGGAACAGATCTACTAAACACATGAAGtccctggaggcagccagacACCTGGACCAGATGCTGAGTGATGTGGAGAGACgccgtg agatGGACCAAAGGGCtttgctgaaggcagcacttcCTGAAGGAAGCCGTGGCTCCGTGCCAGCCCCGGATACACGAAGGGAGGAGATGCCAGACAGTGCCACAGAAG acgttatcactgaaacaggaatatttgccCCGGATCCAGTGCGCCTCCCAAGAATTGTCTGCCCCCAGGATGTGCGCAGGTCCTGCATGATAGGCACGGTGGTGACACTGTTCACCGTGCCCCTCGTGCTGATCGGCTGCTATCTTGGCATTCGGAAGCTGTACCAGAGCAGACG tgctttttccagttatttgaGGTAG
- the LOC128783045 gene encoding uncharacterized protein LOC128783045 isoform X1: MEGEAVLKAEFPRASSGPLAASAAGREAMPGTVTGDWDRDLHHLERLIKHGLRVLELGEGPSPWKNSDTGEKKSLEAARHLDQMLSDLERRREMKRKAVLKAAFPGGSSGPLAAPAAGSEAMPGTVTGDEHASKASPAAGMEDGLEPLGDSAGVSAGRTFQAPFLVAAHKPGSHRRGPPRGRNRSTKHMKSLEAARHLDQMLSDVERRREMDQRALLKAALPEGSRGSVPAPDTRREEMPDSATEDVITETGIFAPDPVRLPRIVCPQDVRRSCMIGTVVTLFTVPLVLIGCYLGIRKLYQSRRSVVDFSPQLSCNSAHSIGSLTRSHAALELWPVRGCPKNSAEGSAAAQCFHWPLHCWALSWGARWGCSQCWLPLRLPGQEQPRGHRAEAEQVLNSIWATQLRTGQCLFSSSCKVSW, translated from the exons atggaaggagaggctgtgctgaaggctgAGTTTCCCAGAGCAAGCAGTGGCCCAttggcagcctctgctgcaggaagggaggcgatgccaggcacagtcacaggag ACTGGGACCGTGACTTGCATCATTTGGAAAGACTGATAAAACACGGTTTAAGGGTCTTGGAGCTTGGTGAAG GTCCTTCTCCATGGAAGAACTCAGacactggagaaaagaaatccctggaggcagccagacATCTGGACCAGATGCTGAGCGATCTGGAGAGACGCCGTG agatgaagcgaaaggctgtgctgaaggcagcatttcctggaggaagcagtggcccattggcagcccctgctgcaggaagtgaggcgatgccaggcacagtcacaggag ATGAGCATGCTAGCaaggcttctccagcagctgggatggaagATGGTTTGGAACCCTTGGGAGATTCTGCAG gtgtgtctgcagggaggactTTTCAGGCTCCTTTCCTGGTTGCTGCGCACAAGCCCGGCTCCCATCGCAGGG GTCCGCCGAGAGGGAGGAACAGATCTACTAAACACATGAAGtccctggaggcagccagacACCTGGACCAGATGCTGAGTGATGTGGAGAGACgccgtg agatGGACCAAAGGGCtttgctgaaggcagcacttcCTGAAGGAAGCCGTGGCTCCGTGCCAGCCCCGGATACACGAAGGGAGGAGATGCCAGACAGTGCCACAGAAG acgttatcactgaaacaggaatatttgccCCGGATCCAGTGCGCCTCCCAAGAATTGTCTGCCCCCAGGATGTGCGCAGGTCCTGCATGATAGGCACGGTGGTGACACTGTTCACCGTGCCCCTCGTGCTGATCGGCTGCTATCTTGGCATTCGGAAGCTGTACCAGAGCAGACGGTcagttgttgatttttctccacagctttcttgTAACTCTGCTCATAGCATTGGTAGCCTGACTCGTAGTCatgctgcactggagctgtggccagtccgtggttgtccaaagaactctgctgagggctctgctgctgcccagtgctttcattggcctcttcattgctgggccttgtcctggggggcccgctggggctgcagccagtgctggctcccactgaggctgccaggccaagagcagccccgggggcacagggcagaggcagagcaagtTCTCAACAGTATTTGGGccacacagctcaggacaggacagtGCTTATTTAGTAGCTCATGTAAAGTTTCATGGTGA
- the LOC128783120 gene encoding serine/threonine-protein kinase pim-1-like translates to MLEYSPPEWILFGYYHGQPATIWSLGILLYHLVCGHLPFHTNEDIVRGQLFFPPRVSQECQHLIRWCLSMDPADRPSLEDLFEHSWLQEPCLAQETAEIHPCAQ, encoded by the exons ATGCTGGAGTACAGCCCACCAGAGTGGATCCTCTTTGGCTACTACCATGGCCAGCCAGCCaccatctggtccctgggcatcctgctcTATCACCTGGTCTGTGGGCACCTTCCTTTCCACACAAACGAGGACATCGTCCGGGGCCAGCTCTTCTTCCCGCCCCGGGTGTCTCAAG agtgcCAGCACCTCATCAGGTGGTGTTTATCCATGGACCCCGCAGACAGGCCATCACTGGAAGACCTTTTTGAGCAttcttggctgcaggagccctgcctggcccaggagacagcagagatccatccctgtgctcagtag